A window of the Xiashengella succiniciproducens genome harbors these coding sequences:
- a CDS encoding GNAT family N-acetyltransferase, whose product MKIVKVSDKRTVREFLDVVDLVYKNDKVYVRPLDAQIEAIFDPAVNKFFQHGSAERFILVDDNGKTIGRVAAFINERKAYGFDQPTGGMGFFECINNKDAAYLLFETAKTWLAEKGMQAMDGPINFGENDSFWGLLTEGYTHPAFGMPYNPPYYKEFFESYGFTVYFEQVTKHLDVVKPFPERFWSIAKRVVSKPEYRFRHFDWKEADKFIADFVNVYNNAWQFHENFSPMQPEDLLKTLQEAKAFMDEELIWFAYDNEDPIGFIIIFPDVNQIIKHFKGKMNFINKLKFVYYKWKHEMTRARVVIMGIKPRYQRLGIESGLFYNLKGVVARKTYMKELELSWVGDFNPKMRALMDATGADDGKIHLTYRYLFDPEKRAEQQRAGSIPADTKYKLAEKE is encoded by the coding sequence ATGAAAATAGTTAAGGTAAGTGACAAACGGACCGTCAGGGAATTCCTTGATGTTGTTGACCTTGTTTACAAGAATGATAAGGTATATGTTCGTCCTCTGGACGCACAAATCGAAGCAATCTTTGATCCTGCCGTCAATAAGTTCTTCCAGCATGGAAGTGCAGAACGCTTCATTCTGGTTGACGACAATGGCAAGACCATTGGTCGTGTGGCTGCTTTCATCAACGAAAGAAAAGCTTACGGCTTTGATCAGCCTACGGGAGGCATGGGTTTCTTTGAATGTATAAATAATAAAGATGCTGCTTATTTGCTCTTTGAGACAGCAAAGACCTGGCTTGCGGAAAAAGGAATGCAGGCCATGGATGGGCCGATTAATTTTGGTGAGAATGATAGCTTCTGGGGTCTCCTTACAGAGGGATATACCCACCCGGCCTTTGGAATGCCATACAATCCGCCGTATTATAAAGAGTTTTTCGAATCCTATGGTTTTACTGTTTACTTTGAACAGGTTACCAAGCACCTTGATGTAGTTAAGCCCTTCCCTGAAAGGTTCTGGTCTATTGCCAAGCGCGTGGTCAGTAAGCCTGAGTACAGGTTCAGGCACTTTGACTGGAAGGAGGCCGATAAGTTCATCGCCGACTTTGTCAATGTATATAATAATGCATGGCAGTTTCATGAGAATTTTTCTCCAATGCAGCCCGAAGACCTGCTTAAGACACTGCAGGAAGCCAAGGCTTTCATGGATGAGGAGTTGATCTGGTTTGCATACGACAATGAAGATCCTATCGGCTTTATAATAATCTTCCCTGATGTAAACCAGATTATCAAGCATTTCAAGGGTAAGATGAATTTCATTAATAAGTTGAAATTCGTTTACTACAAGTGGAAACATGAGATGACCCGCGCAAGGGTTGTAATAATGGGTATCAAGCCTCGCTACCAACGTCTGGGTATTGAGTCCGGTCTCTTCTATAATCTGAAGGGTGTTGTGGCCAGGAAGACATATATGAAGGAGTTAGAATTATCATGGGTAGGCGATTTCAATCCCAAGATGCGCGCTTTGATGGATGCAACAGGAGCTGACGATGGTAAGATACACCTTACTTATCGTTATCTGTTTGATCCTGAGAAGAGGGCCGAGCAGCAAAGGGCTGGCAGCATTCCGGCCGATACCAAGTACAAACTTGCTGAAAAAGAGTAG
- the lon gene encoding endopeptidase La: protein MSELLGSDSEFIPIMEDDDFNLKQNEDSLPEHLPLMPLRNTVLFPGVILPIMVGRDKSLKLIRDVHRTKGFLGAVAQIEQELDDPELKDLYTIGTIARVLKILEMPDGSTTVIVQGRMKFRCKELVSDEPYLKVTYEVVEDIVPADDSKREFEAIVSSIKDLALRILKSNPGVPAEASFALKNTRNPVFLINYIASNAEMDVAQKQKILEIEDLKGRGLALTEHLVQQLQLIELKNDIQMKVKMDIDQQQREYFLNQQIKTIQDELGGNPIEQEIRAMQEAAKKKLWSEEVSNVFNRELDKLRKLNMASGEYSVQYNYLQTMLDLPWNEYTDDNFDLSRARKILDRDHYGLDNVKERILEHLAVLKLKGDLKSPILCLYGPPGVGKTSLGKSVAEALGRKYVRMSLGGLHDEAEIRGHRKTYIGAMPGRIVQSLKKTGSANPVFILDEIDKLGKSFHGDPASALLEVLDPEQNNTFHDNYLDVDFDLSKVLFVATANSLSSVSDPLLDRMELIEVNGYSVDEKVEIARMHLVPKQMEAHGIPKGSVTLSKAVLTYIIESYTRESGVRKLDKTLAKLFRKMALKIASGETFHKNMKIADVRQLLGVERYTKEKWEKDATTGVVTGLAWTAVGGEILFVESSLSKGKGNLTLTGNLGDVMKESAILALEYLKSQAGELNIDASVFENNNVHVHVPEGAIPKDGPSAGITMVTSIASVLLGRKVKPRLAMTGEITLRGKVLPVGGIKEKILAAKRAGIQDIILPRDNRKDIEEIKEVYLEGLTFHYVTNIMEVLKLALE, encoded by the coding sequence ATGAGTGAGCTATTGGGTTCGGACTCGGAGTTTATCCCAATTATGGAAGATGATGACTTCAACCTCAAGCAGAATGAGGACAGTCTTCCTGAGCATCTGCCTTTGATGCCGCTGCGCAACACAGTGCTGTTTCCGGGTGTGATTCTTCCGATAATGGTGGGGAGGGACAAGTCTCTGAAACTGATAAGGGATGTGCACAGAACCAAGGGTTTTCTGGGAGCTGTTGCTCAGATTGAACAGGAACTTGATGATCCTGAACTGAAGGATCTTTATACTATAGGAACAATTGCCCGTGTACTGAAGATACTTGAAATGCCTGACGGTTCTACTACCGTGATAGTGCAGGGAAGGATGAAGTTCAGGTGTAAGGAGCTTGTCAGCGACGAACCATATCTGAAGGTTACCTACGAGGTAGTAGAGGATATAGTACCGGCAGATGACTCCAAGCGTGAGTTTGAGGCAATTGTCAGTTCGATAAAAGATCTTGCCCTCAGAATTCTCAAGAGCAATCCCGGTGTTCCTGCTGAGGCGTCCTTTGCCCTTAAGAACACCAGAAATCCCGTGTTTCTGATCAACTATATAGCCTCCAATGCTGAGATGGATGTAGCACAGAAGCAGAAGATCCTCGAGATAGAAGATCTGAAGGGCAGGGGACTTGCACTTACCGAGCATCTTGTGCAACAGCTTCAGCTGATTGAGCTAAAAAATGACATTCAGATGAAGGTCAAGATGGACATTGATCAGCAGCAGAGGGAGTACTTCCTCAACCAGCAGATTAAGACCATTCAGGATGAGCTGGGAGGCAATCCAATCGAGCAGGAAATCAGAGCCATGCAGGAAGCTGCAAAGAAGAAGCTGTGGAGCGAGGAGGTCAGCAATGTATTTAACAGGGAACTTGACAAACTAAGGAAGCTCAACATGGCTTCGGGCGAGTACTCTGTGCAGTACAACTACCTGCAGACTATGCTAGATCTGCCATGGAATGAGTATACTGATGACAACTTCGACCTGAGCAGGGCCAGAAAGATTCTGGACAGGGATCACTATGGGCTGGACAACGTCAAGGAGCGTATCCTTGAGCACCTCGCGGTGCTCAAGCTCAAGGGAGACCTTAAGTCTCCGATACTTTGCCTCTATGGTCCTCCCGGGGTTGGTAAGACTTCTCTTGGAAAATCAGTAGCCGAGGCCCTTGGTCGTAAATATGTCAGAATGTCACTTGGTGGTCTTCATGATGAAGCTGAGATAAGGGGACACAGAAAGACTTATATAGGTGCAATGCCCGGTCGTATCGTTCAGAGCCTTAAGAAGACCGGTTCTGCCAACCCGGTATTTATCCTAGATGAGATTGACAAACTGGGCAAGAGTTTCCATGGTGATCCGGCTTCAGCATTGCTGGAAGTGCTGGATCCAGAGCAGAATAATACCTTCCACGACAACTATCTGGATGTAGATTTTGATCTATCCAAGGTCTTGTTTGTAGCAACAGCCAACTCGCTCAGCTCTGTTTCAGATCCTTTGCTTGACCGTATGGAACTGATAGAGGTCAACGGTTACTCGGTGGATGAAAAGGTAGAGATTGCCCGTATGCACCTGGTGCCAAAACAGATGGAGGCTCATGGCATTCCTAAAGGTAGCGTTACTCTGTCAAAGGCCGTTCTGACCTACATTATCGAGAGCTATACCCGTGAGTCGGGCGTCCGAAAGCTTGACAAAACATTGGCAAAACTGTTCAGGAAGATGGCCCTGAAGATTGCTTCAGGTGAAACCTTCCACAAGAATATGAAGATTGCGGATGTAAGGCAATTGCTTGGTGTAGAGCGCTACACCAAGGAGAAATGGGAAAAGGATGCAACAACTGGAGTTGTTACCGGTCTGGCCTGGACAGCAGTTGGAGGAGAGATCCTTTTTGTTGAAAGCAGTCTGAGCAAGGGTAAGGGCAACCTCACCCTAACGGGTAATCTTGGAGACGTGATGAAGGAATCGGCTATCCTGGCTCTCGAGTACCTCAAGTCACAGGCCGGAGAACTGAACATTGATGCTTCTGTTTTTGAGAATAACAATGTGCACGTTCACGTTCCTGAAGGTGCTATTCCCAAGGATGGCCCATCAGCAGGTATCACAATGGTTACCTCCATTGCGTCGGTGTTGCTGGGTCGCAAGGTGAAGCCACGTCTGGCAATGACCGGAGAGATCACTTTGAGAGGTAAGGTGCTGCCGGTTGGAGGCATCAAGGAAAAGATACTTGCTGCAAAGCGTGCAGGTATTCAGGATATAATTCTGCCCAGAGACAACCGCAAGGATATAGAAGAGATCAAGGAGGTTTATCTCGAAGGGCTTACCTTCCACTATGTAACCAATATAATGGAGGTGCTGAAACTGGCACTGGAGTAA
- a CDS encoding DNA gyrase/topoisomerase IV subunit A, which yields MDKDNTYYDNDESDYRKEGSNGEGNFDEPVNGDGVTEHPGGIPVITPMQGMYRDWFLDYASYVILERAVPHINDGLKPVQRRILHSMKRLDDGRFNKVANIIGHTMQFHPHGDASIGDALVQLGQKDLLIDTQGNWGNIYTGDRAAAPRYIEARLTKFANEVVFNPKVTEWKPSYDGRNKEPITLPVKFPLLLAQGVEGIAVGLASKILPHNFGELIDASIAYLEGRDFELYPDFPTGGMLDVSRYNDGLRGGQIKVRARISKLDSKTLVITEIPFGKNTSTLIDSILKSVDKGQIKVRKIDDNTAENVEILVHLAPGASPDKTIDALYAFTDCELAISPNACVIKNNKPAFLGVSEILKANTDHTVHLLTRELEIQKGELEQEWHNTSLEKIFIENKIYQRIEDCETFEAIIQTIDHGLEPFKHKLKREVVREDIIRLTEIKIKRISRYDSKRADDYLLSIEEELETVEYNLRNIIPFSIEYFKRLKKNYAAKYPRKTELRSFENIEATKVIVNNEKLYINREEGFIGTGLKRDEYICDCSDIDDIILFYDDGRYIITKVQEKAFVGKGVIYAGVFKRGDTRTIYNVVYRDGKHGTTYAKRFAVTSITRDKEYNLTRGTEGSKVLYFSANPNGEAEILKVTLKPRARIRNLIFDYDMGELIIKGRSAMGNIVSKNEVHKIVLKQKGASTLGGLKIWFEPETLRLNDDGRGKYLGEFKGEDQILVVTKDGQFYQTGFDLNTHFEDNILEIEKYNPDTVWSAVYFDAEQNYFYIKRFQIESTRQMQRFIGEHPGSYLVRMTKVDYPRLEIKFGGDDQKRDPEIVEVSDFIGVKSYKAKGRRLTTYQVELINELEPLIVPEKDNDEADDSDDIEDGDDATPDGQMSIFDN from the coding sequence ATGGACAAGGATAATACATATTACGATAACGACGAGTCTGATTACAGGAAAGAAGGCAGCAATGGAGAGGGGAACTTTGACGAACCTGTAAACGGGGACGGTGTGACAGAACATCCCGGTGGTATACCTGTCATTACCCCTATGCAGGGTATGTACCGTGACTGGTTCCTGGACTATGCCTCTTATGTTATCCTGGAACGTGCTGTACCCCACATTAATGACGGACTTAAGCCGGTACAGAGACGTATTCTGCATTCAATGAAACGCCTCGATGACGGTCGCTTCAACAAAGTGGCCAACATCATAGGTCATACCATGCAGTTCCACCCCCACGGTGACGCATCAATTGGTGATGCCCTGGTTCAGCTGGGTCAGAAAGACCTTCTTATAGACACTCAGGGTAACTGGGGGAACATATATACAGGCGACAGGGCTGCTGCTCCTCGTTACATCGAGGCTCGCCTTACAAAGTTTGCCAACGAGGTTGTTTTCAATCCCAAAGTCACTGAATGGAAACCGTCGTACGATGGACGTAACAAAGAACCCATTACCCTTCCGGTTAAATTCCCGCTCCTGCTTGCACAGGGAGTGGAAGGTATTGCAGTGGGACTTGCATCCAAGATTCTTCCTCACAACTTTGGTGAACTTATAGATGCTTCTATAGCATATCTTGAGGGCAGGGATTTTGAACTATATCCCGACTTCCCAACAGGTGGAATGCTAGATGTGTCAAGATATAACGACGGATTGAGGGGAGGCCAGATCAAGGTACGTGCACGTATCAGCAAACTGGACTCTAAGACCCTTGTAATCACAGAAATTCCGTTTGGAAAGAATACATCGACTCTTATCGACTCTATACTTAAATCAGTTGACAAGGGCCAGATCAAGGTCAGAAAGATTGACGACAATACTGCCGAAAACGTTGAGATCCTCGTTCACCTTGCACCGGGAGCCTCACCCGACAAGACCATTGATGCACTATATGCATTTACAGACTGTGAACTTGCAATCTCTCCGAATGCCTGTGTAATTAAGAACAACAAACCGGCATTCCTCGGAGTATCAGAAATACTCAAAGCAAACACAGACCATACTGTTCACCTGCTTACAAGGGAACTTGAGATACAGAAAGGGGAACTGGAACAGGAATGGCACAATACTTCGCTTGAGAAAATCTTTATTGAAAACAAGATTTATCAACGTATCGAAGACTGCGAAACCTTTGAAGCAATCATCCAAACCATCGATCACGGATTGGAACCATTTAAGCATAAGCTGAAAAGGGAAGTTGTTCGTGAGGATATTATTCGCCTGACAGAAATCAAGATCAAACGCATCTCACGTTACGATTCTAAAAGGGCTGATGATTACCTTTTGTCGATAGAGGAAGAACTTGAGACTGTAGAGTACAACCTCAGGAATATTATTCCTTTCTCAATTGAGTATTTCAAGAGGCTCAAGAAAAATTATGCCGCTAAGTATCCCCGAAAGACAGAGCTTAGAAGCTTCGAAAACATTGAAGCGACCAAGGTTATCGTTAACAACGAAAAGCTCTACATCAACCGTGAGGAAGGCTTTATCGGTACCGGCCTTAAGAGGGATGAGTATATCTGCGACTGTTCCGACATTGACGATATAATCCTGTTTTACGACGACGGCCGTTATATAATAACCAAGGTACAGGAGAAGGCCTTTGTGGGCAAGGGAGTAATCTATGCCGGTGTATTCAAGCGTGGTGATACACGGACCATTTACAATGTGGTGTACCGTGACGGCAAGCATGGCACTACCTATGCCAAGCGCTTTGCAGTTACAAGTATTACCCGTGACAAAGAATATAATCTTACTAGGGGAACAGAAGGATCCAAGGTGCTGTATTTCAGCGCCAACCCCAATGGAGAGGCTGAGATACTCAAGGTCACTCTCAAACCACGTGCACGTATCAGAAACCTCATCTTCGACTATGACATGGGAGAGCTTATTATTAAGGGAAGAAGCGCCATGGGTAACATAGTCTCAAAAAACGAAGTTCACAAAATCGTACTGAAACAAAAGGGAGCTTCTACCCTTGGTGGACTTAAGATCTGGTTTGAACCGGAAACCCTGCGTCTGAATGACGACGGAAGGGGTAAGTATCTTGGCGAGTTTAAGGGTGAAGATCAAATCCTTGTTGTTACAAAGGACGGCCAGTTTTATCAGACCGGTTTTGATCTCAACACACACTTCGAGGATAATATTCTTGAAATAGAAAAGTATAATCCCGATACTGTCTGGTCGGCTGTTTACTTTGATGCCGAGCAGAACTATTTCTACATCAAACGCTTCCAGATTGAAAGCACAAGACAGATGCAGCGCTTTATTGGCGAGCATCCCGGATCTTATCTGGTCAGAATGACCAAGGTGGACTACCCACGCCTGGAGATAAAATTCGGTGGCGACGACCAAAAGCGTGATCCAGAAATCGTCGAAGTTTCAGACTTTATCGGTGTCAAGAGCTATAAGGCAAAGGGAAGAAGGTTGACTACCTATCAGGTAGAACTAATCAATGAACTTGAACCTCTGATTGTCCCTGAAAAGGACAATGATGAAGCCGACGACTCTGATGATATTGAAGATGGAGATGATGCTACCCCAGATGGTCAAATGTCAATATTTGACAACTAA
- a CDS encoding type B 50S ribosomal protein L31, giving the protein MKTGIHPENYRLVAFRDMSNGDTFINRSTVHTRETEVIDGVEYPLVKLEITSSSHPFYTGKMKLVDTAGRVDKFMSRYQKHYDNKKK; this is encoded by the coding sequence ATGAAAACAGGAATTCATCCGGAGAATTACCGTTTGGTAGCTTTCAGAGACATGTCAAACGGTGATACTTTTATAAACCGTTCCACTGTTCATACTCGTGAGACTGAAGTAATAGATGGAGTTGAGTACCCCTTAGTAAAGCTTGAAATCACAAGCTCCTCTCACCCCTTCTATACCGGTAAGATGAAACTTGTTGACACTGCCGGTAGGGTTGATAAGTTCATGAGCAGATACCAAAAGCATTACGATAACAAGAAGAAGTAA
- a CDS encoding ADP-ribosylglycohydrolase family protein, translating to MKGAIIGDIIGSAFIDSDLSSVDFQLFKPASEFTDDTVLTLATAESVLTGKPYKQTLIDWTLKYPDQGYRNHFLVWAQKGGESDYVSEGDGAARRISPIGFAATSIEEAMREAKASTIITHNVPHRIEAAQASAVAIHMARNGATRKEIKAFVSVHFGYDLDIKVADWKNKIALGKALMTPVPPAIAAFLEASDFEEAIRLAIFIGGPSNTIASIAGALAQAYFKHIPKAFIKRALGRLTPDMEALMNEFETKYDIPVEANA from the coding sequence ATGAAGGGAGCTATTATCGGAGATATCATTGGTTCTGCGTTTATCGACAGTGATCTGTCGTCTGTTGACTTTCAACTGTTCAAACCTGCATCAGAATTTACCGACGATACAGTTTTGACTCTTGCTACCGCAGAATCCGTACTCACCGGTAAGCCTTATAAACAAACCCTGATAGATTGGACCCTCAAATATCCCGACCAGGGATACCGGAATCATTTCCTCGTATGGGCTCAAAAGGGAGGAGAAAGCGATTATGTGAGCGAAGGAGACGGAGCTGCCAGGCGTATCTCTCCCATCGGTTTTGCTGCCACCTCTATAGAGGAAGCCATGAGGGAAGCTAAAGCATCCACTATTATTACCCACAATGTTCCCCACAGAATAGAAGCAGCCCAGGCCTCAGCTGTAGCCATCCACATGGCCAGGAACGGCGCAACCCGCAAAGAAATCAAAGCTTTTGTATCTGTCCATTTTGGATATGACCTTGACATCAAGGTTGCTGACTGGAAAAACAAGATCGCATTGGGCAAGGCTCTGATGACACCTGTTCCACCTGCTATTGCTGCTTTCCTTGAAGCATCCGACTTCGAAGAAGCTATACGCCTTGCAATCTTTATCGGTGGCCCGTCAAACACTATCGCATCTATAGCCGGCGCTCTTGCACAGGCTTATTTCAAACACATTCCAAAGGCCTTTATTAAAAGGGCTCTTGGCAGACTTACTCCCGACATGGAGGCTCTGATGAATGAGTTTGAAACAAAATACGACATTCCAGTAGAAGCCAACGCATAA
- a CDS encoding shikimate kinase, with the protein MAAKRIYLTGFMGCGKSTVGRMLAPALKWRFIDLDKYIEDKEGRTIPEIFAAEGESFFRQLENEALQDIVSMEDVVVATGGGAPCFLNNMQLMNESGLTVYLKVAPEELFLRLGPGKTERPLLAGKSDEELLAFIREKLGEREPWYLQAKETADAGLWGMDHYLRIVEKYL; encoded by the coding sequence ATGGCAGCAAAGAGGATATATCTGACTGGCTTTATGGGCTGTGGCAAAAGTACAGTAGGACGTATGCTGGCACCAGCCCTGAAATGGCGCTTTATAGACCTGGACAAGTATATCGAGGATAAAGAGGGACGTACCATACCAGAGATATTTGCCGCTGAAGGTGAGTCCTTCTTCAGGCAACTGGAAAACGAGGCTCTGCAAGATATCGTCTCTATGGAGGATGTGGTGGTTGCAACCGGTGGAGGTGCTCCCTGTTTCCTTAACAATATGCAGTTGATGAATGAAAGTGGACTTACTGTATATCTTAAGGTTGCTCCTGAGGAATTATTCCTAAGGCTAGGTCCTGGAAAAACGGAAAGACCCCTTCTTGCAGGAAAGAGCGATGAAGAGCTTCTTGCATTTATAAGGGAAAAACTGGGAGAAAGGGAACCATGGTACCTACAGGCAAAGGAAACAGCAGATGCCGGTCTTTGGGGTATGGATCACTATCTTAGAATAGTTGAAAAGTATCTCTAG
- a CDS encoding DNA alkylation repair protein, which produces MKFFAYDENIDEQVRIILRRIRKLMNGEVASQIQRSGMEYEKLFGVSLVHLRQISQDYKPDNVLAERLWYRGVRETMILATIIADKERLSDEKLMEWAPAINNLELAEQMAFNLLGKRTGSAAVIEKWMLHPQFYVRYAALMALGWQFRFVGEEVVSLVEENLSTLEALADDNKLSRAVVHCLKMAGRFSESLRPGISALAGRWKQESEAHLRAAGEEILFELEVSGN; this is translated from the coding sequence ATGAAGTTTTTTGCATACGACGAAAATATCGATGAGCAGGTCAGGATCATCCTAAGGCGGATCCGGAAACTGATGAATGGTGAGGTAGCATCCCAGATTCAAAGGTCGGGAATGGAATACGAGAAGCTCTTTGGGGTTTCTTTGGTTCATCTGCGTCAGATCTCACAGGATTACAAACCTGACAATGTTTTGGCCGAGCGCCTTTGGTACAGAGGAGTCAGGGAGACTATGATACTTGCGACGATTATTGCTGACAAGGAAAGGTTGTCGGACGAGAAGCTGATGGAATGGGCTCCGGCGATTAATAATCTTGAACTTGCCGAGCAGATGGCTTTTAACCTGCTGGGCAAGCGTACTGGTTCGGCAGCCGTTATCGAGAAGTGGATGCTGCATCCACAGTTTTATGTCAGGTATGCCGCTCTGATGGCACTGGGCTGGCAATTTCGTTTCGTTGGGGAAGAAGTTGTAAGTTTGGTTGAAGAGAATCTATCGACACTTGAGGCATTAGCTGACGACAACAAACTATCAAGGGCTGTGGTGCACTGTCTCAAGATGGCAGGTCGCTTCTCGGAGAGTCTGAGACCTGGGATCTCAGCCCTGGCTGGAAGGTGGAAGCAGGAGAGTGAGGCGCATCTCAGGGCGGCCGGGGAGGAAATACTTTTTGAATTGGAAGTGTCTGGCAATTGA
- a CDS encoding tetratricopeptide repeat protein translates to MKHFYPTSISAYISSPGAGLQSLLWKYASKALLLLLLFWHPTLLKSQIGIVDIIDKTEAATFTITAYDNGVVVDTARAFFISADGLAITSASVLRHCDTTFISDHKNKKLSLSKVIAINRSTNLAMIQVAGFNRENDTYLNPSRANFEAPSEFMAFIYNTDKRGRTNVFTVSKVLYPLHLGRAAVTSLKVTSSSRGAPIINYSGSMVGILHILNESGESVMLPISLINDDNWKTVNTTWVKFKNLPERDRLCTNELADALLLQAMGKWLESARYFNTEIKTNKDNARLYAMRCISRYQYGNRTAAEEDFKKALELNSNEGLVYYGRALFHLRNGNNSLAVNDLLKCLELEEDFAPGFVMLGKAQALNNDIKKAFADFTYAIELDSLFADAWYERGRISLIYSSNHGSALMDLQKASVLDPFLEGVFTLIGDVKFNRHDYLDAILDYDRALRYNPRDDMALMNRGLAYYNTGLKENACTDWEKAGSLGNTQAFKLISRYCNKIK, encoded by the coding sequence ATGAAGCACTTTTACCCAACTTCTATATCGGCTTACATATCGTCTCCCGGCGCAGGGTTGCAGTCCTTATTATGGAAATATGCTTCAAAGGCTCTGCTATTGCTTTTGCTTTTCTGGCACCCTACTTTACTTAAGTCCCAGATTGGGATTGTTGATATTATTGACAAGACGGAAGCAGCCACTTTTACTATCACAGCTTATGACAATGGAGTAGTAGTTGATACTGCGCGTGCCTTCTTTATAAGTGCCGACGGTCTTGCGATAACCAGTGCGTCAGTCTTAAGGCACTGCGATACAACTTTTATATCCGACCACAAAAACAAGAAGCTGTCATTGTCGAAAGTGATTGCTATCAATCGTAGCACAAATCTGGCCATGATTCAGGTAGCTGGGTTCAACCGCGAAAATGACACCTATCTCAACCCCTCCAGGGCAAATTTTGAGGCACCGTCTGAGTTTATGGCCTTTATATATAATACCGACAAAAGGGGAAGAACTAATGTATTTACTGTAAGCAAGGTACTATATCCGCTGCACTTAGGTCGTGCTGCAGTGACCTCCCTCAAGGTAACCAGCTCATCCAGGGGAGCTCCGATAATAAACTACTCAGGTAGCATGGTGGGTATACTCCACATCCTTAATGAGAGCGGGGAGTCAGTGATGCTGCCCATAAGCCTTATAAATGATGACAACTGGAAAACTGTCAATACCACCTGGGTAAAGTTTAAGAACCTGCCTGAAAGGGATAGGCTATGTACAAACGAACTTGCTGATGCTTTGCTATTGCAGGCTATGGGTAAATGGCTGGAATCTGCAAGATACTTTAACACCGAGATCAAGACTAACAAAGATAATGCACGTCTCTATGCCATGCGCTGCATCAGCAGATATCAGTATGGCAACCGCACTGCAGCAGAAGAGGATTTCAAAAAAGCTCTTGAGCTAAACAGTAATGAAGGACTTGTTTACTATGGCAGAGCTCTCTTCCATCTCAGAAACGGAAATAACAGCCTGGCAGTTAACGATCTGCTTAAATGCCTTGAATTGGAAGAAGATTTTGCACCGGGTTTTGTAATGCTTGGAAAGGCTCAGGCCCTGAATAATGATATCAAAAAAGCATTTGCAGATTTTACTTATGCTATAGAACTGGACTCACTCTTTGCTGATGCGTGGTATGAAAGGGGGCGAATAAGCCTGATTTACAGCTCCAATCACGGAAGTGCACTTATGGATCTCCAGAAGGCTTCTGTACTGGATCCCTTTCTTGAAGGCGTATTTACCCTGATTGGCGATGTCAAATTCAACAGACACGACTATCTTGACGCCATACTTGACTATGACAGAGCTCTCAGATATAATCCCAGAGATGACATGGCTTTGATGAACCGGGGATTGGCTTATTATAATACAGGCCTTAAGGAAAATGCATGCACAGACTGGGAAAAAGCAGGCTCGCTCGGCAATACTCAGGCCTTCAAGCTTATCTCAAGGTATTGTAACAAGATCAAGTAG